AGGAGCGCCCGCCGCTGCCGTACACGCCCGGCGTCGAGCTGTGCGGCGAGACCGAGGACGGCCGGCGGGTGATCGGCGGACCGGCCGGCGGGCCCGGCGCCTTCGCCGAGTACGCGCTGATGAACGCGCACGACGCCTGGCCGGTGCCGGACTCGCTCAGCGACGAGAAGGCCGCCGCCCTGTACCTGACCTACCAGACCGGGCACGTCGGCCTGCACCGCCGCGCACAGCTGCAGGCGGGGGAGTGGCTGCTCGTGCACGCCGGGGCCGGCGGTGTCGGCTCGGCGGCCATCCAGCTCGGCAAGGCCGCCGGCGCCAGGGTCATCGCCACCGCGGGCGGCGCGCACAAGGTCGAGGTCTGCCGCGAGCTCGGCGCCGACCACGTCGTCGACTACACGACCGAGGACTTCGTCCCCGTCGTCAAGGAGCTCACGGGCGGCGAGGGCGCCGACGTCGTGTACGACCCGGTCGGCGGCGACGTGTTCGACAGGAGCCGGAAGTGCATCGCCTTCGAGGGCCGGCTGGTCGTCGTCGGCTTCACCAGCGGCCGCATCCCCGAGGCGCCGGCCAACCACGCGCTGGTCAAGAACTACAGCGTCGTCGGGCTGCACTGGGGGCTGTACAAGAAGAAGGACCCGGCCGTCATCGGCCGGACCCACGACAAGCTGGTCCGCCTGGTCACCTCCGGTGCGATCGACCCGCTCGTCGGGCAGGTGCTCCCGCTCGACCAGGCCCCGCGCGCGCTGGCCGCGCTCGCCGACCGCGCCACGGTCGGGAAGGTCGTGCTGGTGCCCTGACGGCCCCCGGCGAGGAGGTCCTCGCCCCTCAGGTGACCGGCATCGGCAGGTAGGACAGCCGCGCACGGCGCCGCAGGATGGCCTTGCGGGTGCCGTCGGCGTGCAGCTGCAGGCGGGCCAGCTCCCATCCGCCGACGTCGACCTGGAGGCTCAGCATGGTGGCCGCTGCGGAGCGGGACGTGCCCGGCGGGATCCGCAGCGGCGCGTACTCGTAGTCGTCGGCCGTGCTCACCTGCCCGATGTTGCCACGGCCCACCCGGCGAGGTCATCCACGCGTCGTCCCCCGGTCACCCGCGCGATCGGGGCTGCCGCGGCCGCGGCCGGGCGGCAGGATGGGCGCCGGACCCCGACCGCGCACCGAGGAGGACGACGTGACCGAGCCCGGTACCGCCAGCGACGCCGACCGCGCGGAGCAGGAGGCGCTCCTCGAGCCGGCCGGTCCCGTGCTGGCCGGCGACGTCGACGCGATCGGCGACGGCGTCCCGGAGGCCGACG
This region of Geodermatophilus bullaregiensis genomic DNA includes:
- a CDS encoding NADPH:quinone oxidoreductase family protein — encoded protein: MRAWRVHELGDPSEVLRLEDVERPTPAEGQLLVRVRAAALNFPDVLMAAGKYQERPPLPYTPGVELCGETEDGRRVIGGPAGGPGAFAEYALMNAHDAWPVPDSLSDEKAAALYLTYQTGHVGLHRRAQLQAGEWLLVHAGAGGVGSAAIQLGKAAGARVIATAGGAHKVEVCRELGADHVVDYTTEDFVPVVKELTGGEGADVVYDPVGGDVFDRSRKCIAFEGRLVVVGFTSGRIPEAPANHALVKNYSVVGLHWGLYKKKDPAVIGRTHDKLVRLVTSGAIDPLVGQVLPLDQAPRALAALADRATVGKVVLVP
- a CDS encoding DUF5703 family protein, producing MSTADDYEYAPLRIPPGTSRSAAATMLSLQVDVGGWELARLQLHADGTRKAILRRRARLSYLPMPVT